The sequence GAGCGGTCCGACGTAGTTCAAGGTGACCGTGCCGCCATCGGAGCCTCCGCACCCCGCGACGACGATGGCGCAAGCGGCGGCTGCGACAGCCGCTACGCCTGGACCCGCACGCCTCATGTCTCTCCTCTCCCCCAAGACCGGCGGAGGAGCCTCCGCCGTCTCCTACGACGAGGTTTCAGCAGCTTGCGCTGCCCCCTACTTGCTACGCGAGGGGGGTGTACCCCCAACCTGTGGCATTCGCAACTTGTGTCCTACGAACCGGTGCTCCCCTTGCACCCGAATGGGCTATGAACGTCATGTAATCAGCCCGTGGAACTGCGCGCGCCGGACGGCTTCGGTGCGGTTGTGGGCGTCGAGCTTGCGGTACGCGCTGCTCGCGTGCTGCTTGATCGTGTTCGGCGAGAGCTTGAGGTCCAGCGCGATCTGATCGTTGGTCTCGCCCTTGGCGATCATCGTCAGGACCTGCTCCTCGCGCATGGTGAGCCGGGGCACGTCGCCGCTCAGCTCGGGCGGTGCCAGGCCGAGGCCCAGGCCCGCGAGGCGCACCGCGGCGACGATGTCCTCGATGCCCCACGACTTCGAGACGAAGCCGCAGGCGCGCACCGTGTGCAGCAGGCGGGCGGGGACCGACGGGCGCTCGGTCATCACGACGAGCCGGCTCGCGGGCGAGGCCTCCTGGAGGTCGTGGAACTCCGCGCCGTCGGCCAGCGTGCCGTCGACCAGGATCACGTGCGGCGTGTAGCGCGCGGCGAGGCGGTTGGCCTGGGGGAGGTCGTTGGCCTGCAGGCAGCGCTCGACCCACGGCTGCTGCGTCAGCGCGCTGCGCAGGCCCCACGTGATCAGCTCGTGGGGATCCACCGCCAGCAGACGCACGCTCGCCGTCATCGCATCGTCACCACACCGGACCTCCTCATGTAACCGGTTTCATGCGACTCCATCATCGCGGGAGATCGTTGTCAAGCGTGTGGCCTCGCGTTCGCTTGCGGGCGGCTTTAGGCTGCTGGGCCGATGGGGACGACGCGGGGCCGCGGGCCCACGATCCGGGATGTGGCGCGTCGGGCCGGCGTGAGCGCGGCGACGGTGTCCCGCGTGCTCAACGACAGCCCGCTGGTGGTCGAGCCCACGCGCGCGCGTGTGCGCGCGGCCGTGGATGAGCTCGGCTACCGGCTCAACGCGACCGCGCGGACGCTGTCCCTGGGGCGCGCGACCGCCGTGGGCGTCGTGGTGCCGTTCTTCACGACCCATTCGGTGATCGAGCGGCTGCGCGGCGTGGTCGCGCGGCTCTCGGGCGGCGGGGCACGCGCGTACGACCTGCTGCTGTTCGACATCGAGGCGCCCGAGCAGCGCGCGGACGCGATGCGCGACCTCGCCGACCGCCACCGCGTCGCCGGCCTGCTCGTGGTGTCGCTGCCGATCTTCGACGACGAGATCGACGCCCTCCAGCGTGACGACCTGCC comes from Solirubrobacter pauli and encodes:
- a CDS encoding response regulator transcription factor, translating into MTASVRLLAVDPHELITWGLRSALTQQPWVERCLQANDLPQANRLAARYTPHVILVDGTLADGAEFHDLQEASPASRLVVMTERPSVPARLLHTVRACGFVSKSWGIEDIVAAVRLAGLGLGLAPPELSGDVPRLTMREEQVLTMIAKGETNDQIALDLKLSPNTIKQHASSAYRKLDAHNRTEAVRRAQFHGLIT